The proteins below come from a single Chryseobacterium sp. MA9 genomic window:
- a CDS encoding ACT domain-containing protein, with amino-acid sequence MSGEKDLAVLLQNMEPILNAGEYVFCAVETPREIPDIEKILFFFRETEAVTIVLKKEVADEWSMTYSYIASWITLNIHSSLEAVGLTAAFANALKQKNISCNVVAAYFHDHIFIAKEDAEKAMKTLHVLKTV; translated from the coding sequence ATGTCAGGAGAAAAAGATCTGGCCGTTCTGCTTCAGAATATGGAACCAATATTAAATGCCGGAGAATATGTGTTTTGTGCTGTTGAAACCCCCAGAGAGATTCCGGATATAGAAAAGATCTTATTTTTCTTTCGGGAAACTGAGGCGGTTACCATTGTTTTAAAAAAAGAGGTTGCAGATGAATGGAGTATGACTTACAGTTATATTGCTTCATGGATTACTCTGAATATTCATTCTTCCCTGGAAGCTGTAGGGCTAACGGCAGCCTTTGCAAATGCGCTGAAACAGAAAAATATCAGCTGTAATGTAGTTGCTGCTTATTTTCATGATCATATTTTTATTGCAAAAGAAGATGCTGAAAAAGCAATGAAAACTCTCCATGTCTTGAAAACGGTCTAA